From the Daucus carota subsp. sativus chromosome 8, DH1 v3.0, whole genome shotgun sequence genome, one window contains:
- the LOC108197793 gene encoding 4-hydroxybenzoate geranyltransferase 1 isoform X2, whose protein sequence is MNVDKEDNLKVGVKSTALQSGDSKKERVSGFETACIGSLVLSDLMLILEAMLHIFNGYLWPIHGKFGMLTYHLKLIVTESAGLCYLCKM, encoded by the exons ATGAATGTG GACAAAGAAGACAATTTGAAAGTCGGTGTTAAATCTACGGCTCTCCAGTCTGGAGATTCCAAAAAGGAACGGGTTAGCGGTTTTGAAACAGCTTGCATTGGTAGCCTTGTTCTTAGTGATTTAATGCTAATATTG GAGGCCATGCTTCATATTTTTAACGGCTACCTCTGGCCCATTCATGGCAAATTTGGAATGTTGACCTATCATCTCAAGCTGATTGTAACCGAAA GCGCTGGGCTGTGTTATCTTTGTAAAATGTAA
- the LOC108197793 gene encoding 4-hydroxybenzoate geranyltransferase 1 isoform X1, which produces MNVDKEDNLKVGVKSTALQSGDSKKERVSGFETACIGSLVLSDLMLILEAMLHIFNGYLWPIHGKFGMLTYHLKLIVTESLYLINGLLL; this is translated from the exons ATGAATGTG GACAAAGAAGACAATTTGAAAGTCGGTGTTAAATCTACGGCTCTCCAGTCTGGAGATTCCAAAAAGGAACGGGTTAGCGGTTTTGAAACAGCTTGCATTGGTAGCCTTGTTCTTAGTGATTTAATGCTAATATTG GAGGCCATGCTTCATATTTTTAACGGCTACCTCTGGCCCATTCATGGCAAATTTGGAATGTTGACCTATCATCTCAAGCTGATTGTAACCGAAA gtttgtatcTGATAAATGGTTTGCTGCTATGA